Proteins encoded within one genomic window of Actinoplanes octamycinicus:
- a CDS encoding RNA-binding S4 domain-containing protein produces MRDVPIDGDMIRLGQFLKLADLIDTGGEGKILIASGDVTVNGEVDTRRGRQLHPGDVVEVQGRSARVVP; encoded by the coding sequence ATGCGCGACGTGCCGATCGACGGTGACATGATCCGGCTGGGCCAGTTCCTCAAACTGGCCGATCTCATCGACACCGGGGGCGAGGGCAAGATCCTGATCGCGTCCGGCGACGTCACCGTGAACGGCGAGGTGGACACCCGCCGCGGCCGCCAGTTGCACCCGGGCGACGTGGTCGAGGTGCAGGGCCGCTCGGCGCGCGTGGTGCCGTAA
- a CDS encoding DUF1775 domain-containing protein produces MGAALTLVATAGALGMAGPAFADVTISPSSAPQGSGQNLTYHVVNDASQPITRVTLQIPKDTPIAEVYPLSVDDWAPQIQWQELATPLKTIHNGTPVTQVPKAITWIAVGGASIPPGGAADLSVAVGPLPTLSTVRFSLVGTYADGKTGPAMTAGMTLTPDPDGAAAAAGHHGAAATTAPADEEQLFADAVAEAREDDRGGSALALGGWVVAGLALLGAGWIVLRNRHRAAEPDEPGEPEENPAPEATSEASAPSEEKEAVSASRWSYHG; encoded by the coding sequence TTGGGAGCAGCACTGACCCTGGTGGCGACCGCGGGCGCACTCGGCATGGCCGGCCCGGCCTTCGCCGACGTGACGATCAGCCCGTCCAGCGCGCCGCAGGGCAGCGGCCAGAACCTGACCTACCACGTGGTCAACGACGCGAGTCAGCCGATCACCCGGGTGACGCTGCAGATCCCCAAGGACACGCCGATCGCCGAGGTGTATCCGCTCTCGGTGGACGACTGGGCGCCGCAGATCCAGTGGCAGGAGCTCGCCACCCCACTGAAGACCATCCACAACGGAACCCCGGTCACCCAGGTGCCGAAAGCGATCACCTGGATCGCGGTCGGCGGCGCGTCGATCCCGCCGGGTGGCGCGGCCGACCTGAGCGTCGCGGTGGGCCCCCTGCCGACGCTGAGCACCGTGCGGTTCAGCCTGGTCGGGACGTATGCCGACGGGAAGACCGGGCCGGCCATGACGGCCGGGATGACGCTCACCCCGGACCCGGACGGCGCGGCCGCGGCGGCCGGTCACCACGGCGCGGCGGCGACCACCGCGCCGGCCGATGAGGAGCAGCTCTTCGCCGACGCGGTGGCCGAGGCCCGGGAGGACGACCGGGGCGGTTCGGCGCTGGCGCTGGGCGGCTGGGTGGTCGCCGGGCTGGCGCTGCTCGGGGCCGGCTGGATCGTGCTGCGCAACCGGCACCGGGCCGCGGAACCGGACGAGCCGGGAGAGCCGGAGGAAAATCCGGCGCCCGAGGCAACATCCGAGGCCTCGGCGCCGTCAGAAGAGAAGGAAGCCGTGTCGGCCAGCCGGTGGAGCTATCACGGCTGA
- a CDS encoding exopolyphosphatase, which yields MKYRLVTRSDFDGLVCAVLLRHLDMIDDIMFVHPKDVQDGAVDITDRDILTNLPYDPRAYQVYDHHHSETIRNEGDRSNHIIDADAPSAARVIYDHFGGKERFPKVSDDLMRAVDQADSADYSLTDILSPSGWTLLNFLMDSRTGLGRFRNFRISNYQLMMQLIDACIEHQDVHEILALPDVAERATLFHDCSARFVEQLHRVSHLDGDVIVVDLRDEEVIEAGNRFMVYALFPESRVSVHIIWGRQKLNTVFACGKSILDRSSPVDIGEVMLRYGGGGHIAAGTCQVPHDESERVEREIIDALRTERVVPV from the coding sequence GTGAAGTACCGGCTCGTGACCCGCAGCGACTTCGACGGCCTCGTGTGCGCCGTGCTGCTGCGCCACCTCGACATGATCGACGACATCATGTTCGTGCACCCCAAGGACGTGCAGGACGGCGCCGTCGACATCACCGACCGGGACATCCTGACCAACCTGCCCTACGACCCCCGCGCCTACCAGGTCTACGACCACCACCACTCGGAGACGATCCGCAACGAGGGCGACCGGAGCAACCACATCATCGACGCCGACGCGCCCTCCGCGGCCCGGGTCATCTACGACCACTTCGGTGGCAAGGAGCGCTTCCCCAAGGTCTCCGACGACCTGATGCGCGCGGTCGACCAGGCCGACTCGGCGGACTACTCGCTGACCGACATCCTCAGCCCGAGCGGCTGGACGCTGCTGAACTTCCTGATGGACAGCCGCACCGGGCTGGGCCGGTTCCGCAACTTCCGGATCTCCAACTACCAGCTGATGATGCAGCTGATCGACGCCTGCATCGAGCACCAGGACGTGCACGAGATCCTCGCCCTGCCGGACGTCGCCGAGCGGGCCACCCTCTTCCACGACTGCTCGGCCCGGTTCGTCGAGCAGCTGCACCGGGTCAGCCACCTGGACGGCGACGTGATCGTCGTCGACCTGCGGGACGAGGAGGTGATCGAGGCGGGGAACCGGTTCATGGTCTACGCGCTCTTCCCGGAGTCCCGCGTCTCGGTGCACATCATCTGGGGCCGGCAGAAGCTCAACACCGTCTTCGCCTGCGGCAAATCGATCCTGGACCGCTCGTCGCCGGTCGACATCGGCGAGGTGATGCTCCGGTACGGCGGGGGCGGGCACATCGCGGCCGGCACCTGCCAGGTCCCGCACGACGAGTCGGAGCGGGTGGAGCGGGAGATCATCGACGCGTTGCGGACCGAACGGGTCGTCCCGGTCTGA
- the zwf gene encoding glucose-6-phosphate dehydrogenase translates to MDQPQLIQERSAPPATLVIFGASGDLTRRKLLPAVESLARHGRLPDQFALVGVARTPMSDEQFAESALGGRSLSEKRQLAGGIRYVSGGYDDPETYKRLAETLDELDAQRGTSGNRLFYLSTPANAFEPVICGLAGAGLNQANEGSFARLVIEKPYGRDLATARELDGVVHAAFDEASVFRIDHYLGKDTVQNVLALRFANSIFQPIWDRSWVDHVQITVAETLGVGTRGGFYESAGAMRDIVQNHVLQVLALALMEPPASFGGEGLRSEKVKLLQAIRLPTDRDIADAAVRGQYTRGGTREELMAGYREEVGVDPLSRTETYAALRLNVDNWRWAGVPFYVRTGKRLPARVTEVALQFQRPPHLPIPTSQLTELDADALVLRIQPNEGISLRFGAKVPGHSFRVRTASMDFSYDQTFVEESPEAYERLLLDALVGDASLFIRSDEVEQSWRVVDPIIEHWANDRSPIPTYEAASWGPADADRLIGRNGRKWRNSI, encoded by the coding sequence ATGGACCAACCTCAGCTCATCCAGGAGCGCAGCGCGCCGCCCGCCACTCTGGTGATCTTCGGCGCCTCCGGTGACCTCACCCGCCGCAAGCTGCTGCCGGCGGTCGAGAGCCTGGCCCGCCACGGCCGCCTGCCTGACCAGTTCGCCCTGGTCGGCGTCGCCCGGACGCCGATGTCCGACGAGCAGTTCGCGGAGAGCGCCCTCGGCGGCCGCAGCCTGAGCGAGAAGCGACAGCTCGCCGGCGGCATCCGCTACGTCTCGGGCGGCTACGACGACCCGGAGACCTACAAGCGTCTGGCCGAGACGCTCGACGAGCTGGACGCCCAGCGCGGCACCTCGGGCAACCGGCTGTTCTACCTGTCCACCCCGGCCAACGCGTTCGAGCCGGTGATCTGCGGCCTGGCCGGCGCCGGGCTGAACCAGGCGAACGAGGGCTCCTTCGCCCGCCTGGTGATCGAGAAGCCGTACGGCCGGGACCTGGCCACCGCCCGCGAGCTGGACGGCGTGGTGCACGCCGCCTTCGACGAGGCCAGCGTCTTCCGGATCGACCACTACCTGGGCAAGGACACCGTGCAGAACGTCCTGGCCCTGCGCTTCGCCAACTCGATCTTCCAGCCGATCTGGGACCGCTCCTGGGTCGACCACGTGCAGATCACCGTGGCCGAGACGCTCGGCGTCGGCACCCGCGGCGGGTTCTACGAGTCGGCCGGCGCGATGCGCGACATCGTGCAGAACCACGTGCTCCAGGTCCTCGCGCTGGCCCTGATGGAGCCGCCGGCGTCGTTCGGCGGCGAGGGCCTGCGCAGCGAGAAGGTGAAGCTGCTGCAGGCGATCCGGCTGCCCACCGACCGGGACATCGCCGACGCCGCGGTCCGCGGGCAGTACACGCGGGGCGGCACCCGCGAGGAGCTGATGGCCGGTTACCGCGAGGAGGTCGGTGTCGACCCGCTGTCGCGCACCGAGACCTACGCCGCGCTGCGCCTCAACGTGGACAACTGGCGCTGGGCCGGCGTGCCGTTCTACGTGCGCACCGGCAAGCGCCTGCCGGCCCGGGTCACCGAGGTGGCGCTGCAGTTCCAGCGTCCGCCGCACCTGCCGATCCCGACCAGTCAGCTCACCGAGCTGGACGCGGACGCCCTGGTGCTGCGCATCCAGCCGAACGAGGGCATCTCGCTGCGCTTCGGGGCGAAGGTGCCGGGCCACTCGTTCCGGGTGCGCACCGCCAGCATGGACTTCTCGTACGACCAGACCTTCGTGGAAGAGTCGCCGGAGGCGTACGAGCGTCTGCTGCTGGACGCGCTGGTGGGCGATGCCTCGCTGTTCATCCGCAGCGACGAGGTGGAGCAGTCGTGGCGGGTGGTCGACCCGATCATCGAGCACTGGGCGAACGACCGGTCGCCGATCCCGACCTACGAGGCGGCCTCCTGGGGCCCGGCCGACGCCGACCGCCTGATCGGGCGAAATGGCCGGAAATGGCGCAACTCCATCTGA
- a CDS encoding STAS domain-containing protein gives MQVSVAHHPPNTAVLVLRGSLDIDTAPALKANLGRLVERPSPRVVVDVSGLDFCDSMGVGVLVTAHGRAMERGGWVRLAAPSGFLRRLFDTLGLSDYLPMFPDVEKAIKTD, from the coding sequence ATGCAGGTATCGGTCGCGCACCACCCTCCGAACACGGCCGTCCTCGTCCTGCGCGGTTCCCTCGACATCGACACCGCGCCCGCTCTCAAGGCCAACCTCGGCCGTCTGGTCGAGCGTCCCTCCCCGCGCGTCGTCGTCGACGTGTCCGGCCTCGACTTCTGCGACTCGATGGGTGTCGGCGTGCTGGTCACCGCGCACGGCCGGGCCATGGAGCGCGGCGGCTGGGTCCGGTTGGCCGCCCCGTCCGGGTTCCTCCGCCGCCTCTTCGACACCCTCGGCCTCAGCGACTATCTCCCGATGTTCCCGGACGTCGAGAAAGCCATCAAAACCGACTGA
- a CDS encoding ROK family protein, with the protein MDQAESVLTPSSWVVVGLDNGGTCNNATVLDATGQFLVNNLVENPSRVLDGPESAVESLAEAFTGILELTRTPLSLVRAVGLDTPGPASAHGVISSKGATNFNQVSWHGFDIRGALEARLGLPVIYNNDANAAALYAHHRHFGAAALETSSVAAIVGTGLGGGVVENGKVIRGAAGMAGELGHVQIPLHGVLEDGQPVPVCNCGFEGDVEAIASLTGIKNNLLPYWLTRFPEHPLAAEPIGKAAKMLRGYGEKEDPLAMAVFGQQARAIGKLFTIAANFTDPSAYFLGGGVVEAAPHFRQWFLNTVREHTQLRDEQAKAATFALVADLDMAGARGAAVAALDAVTNGSR; encoded by the coding sequence GTGGATCAGGCTGAATCGGTACTTACCCCGTCCTCCTGGGTCGTCGTCGGTCTCGACAACGGCGGGACCTGCAACAACGCCACCGTGCTCGACGCCACCGGCCAGTTCCTGGTCAACAACCTGGTGGAGAACCCGTCCCGGGTCCTGGACGGGCCGGAGTCGGCGGTCGAGTCGCTCGCCGAGGCGTTCACCGGCATCCTGGAGCTGACCCGGACCCCGCTGTCGCTGGTCCGCGCGGTCGGCCTGGACACGCCCGGCCCGGCCAGCGCGCACGGGGTGATCTCGTCCAAGGGCGCGACCAACTTCAACCAGGTGTCCTGGCACGGCTTCGACATCCGGGGCGCCCTGGAGGCCCGGCTCGGCCTGCCGGTGATCTACAACAACGACGCGAACGCGGCCGCGCTCTACGCCCACCACCGGCACTTCGGCGCCGCCGCGCTGGAGACCTCGTCGGTCGCCGCGATCGTCGGCACCGGGCTGGGCGGCGGCGTGGTGGAGAACGGGAAGGTGATCCGCGGCGCGGCCGGGATGGCCGGCGAGCTCGGTCACGTGCAGATCCCGCTGCACGGCGTCCTCGAGGACGGCCAGCCGGTGCCGGTCTGCAACTGCGGCTTCGAGGGCGACGTCGAGGCGATCGCGTCGCTGACCGGGATCAAGAACAACCTGTTGCCGTACTGGCTGACCCGCTTCCCGGAGCACCCGCTCGCCGCCGAGCCGATCGGCAAGGCGGCCAAGATGCTGCGCGGCTACGGGGAGAAGGAGGACCCGCTGGCGATGGCCGTCTTCGGGCAGCAGGCCCGGGCGATCGGCAAGCTGTTCACCATCGCGGCCAACTTCACCGACCCGTCGGCCTACTTCCTCGGTGGCGGCGTGGTCGAGGCGGCGCCGCACTTCCGGCAGTGGTTCCTGAACACCGTCCGGGAGCACACCCAGCTGCGCGACGAGCAGGCCAAGGCGGCGACCTTCGCGCTGGTCGCCGACCTGGACATGGCCGGCGCCCGGGGCGCCGCGGTCGCCGCCCTGGACGCCGTCACCAACGGCTCCCGCTGA
- a CDS encoding DUF1800 domain-containing protein, whose amino-acid sequence MTTTRRTLLAGSAAIVAGSIIEAPAVAAAKAVPTTGDPIDPIAHLLRRATFGATPQSLAEARKLGAAKWLDRQLQPATIDDAACDRLLRRLPQAHAAPAAVRAALPKHSYDGFRQLGQAIIARAAWSERQLFETVAGFWANHLHIAAPSSGVWDTRGDFDAQVIRKHTFGRFADMLKDAARHPAMLTYLDQRSSTKAHPNENYARELMELHTVGLVYDESDVQDAARLLTGMTVSKAGNYVYDASKHATGPVDILGFRHANPAADGETAALAFLDHLARHPRTAELLARKLCVRFVADVPPAALVTRLAKIYLDNGTAIVPVLRALFTSPEFAASAGQKVRTPFEDLVAAVRVLGLQPDKDATLGLSALHDILVAAGNAPLRWAPPNGFPDVAAAWASPSAFLMRCNLHLNLAAGWYPKQLTRPADLLTSLVPAMPATYGGLVDALATRLVGTRLPAAHTAAVLSVAGKLPTSAVDKNVAGHAPYLIALVLDSPSFQLR is encoded by the coding sequence ATGACGACGACCCGCCGCACCCTGCTCGCCGGATCCGCCGCCATCGTCGCCGGGTCGATCATCGAGGCGCCGGCCGTCGCGGCGGCGAAGGCGGTGCCGACGACCGGGGACCCGATCGACCCGATCGCGCACCTGCTGCGCCGCGCCACCTTCGGCGCCACCCCGCAGTCGCTCGCCGAGGCCCGCAAGCTCGGCGCCGCGAAGTGGCTCGACCGCCAGCTGCAGCCCGCGACGATCGACGACGCGGCCTGCGACCGGCTGCTGCGGCGTCTCCCCCAGGCGCACGCCGCCCCGGCCGCGGTCCGCGCCGCGCTGCCGAAGCACTCCTACGACGGCTTCCGCCAGCTCGGCCAGGCGATCATCGCCCGGGCCGCGTGGAGCGAGCGGCAGCTGTTCGAGACGGTGGCCGGGTTCTGGGCCAACCACCTGCACATCGCCGCGCCGAGCAGCGGCGTCTGGGACACCCGCGGCGACTTCGACGCGCAGGTGATCCGCAAGCACACCTTCGGCCGGTTCGCCGACATGCTCAAGGACGCCGCCCGGCACCCGGCCATGCTCACCTACCTGGACCAGCGCTCGTCGACCAAGGCGCACCCGAACGAGAACTACGCCCGGGAGCTGATGGAGCTGCACACCGTCGGCCTGGTCTACGACGAGTCCGACGTGCAGGACGCCGCCCGCCTGCTGACCGGGATGACGGTGAGCAAGGCCGGCAATTACGTGTACGACGCGTCGAAGCACGCCACCGGCCCGGTCGACATCCTGGGTTTCCGGCACGCCAACCCGGCCGCCGACGGCGAGACCGCGGCGCTGGCCTTCCTCGACCACCTGGCCCGGCACCCGAGGACCGCCGAGCTGCTGGCCCGCAAGCTGTGCGTCCGGTTCGTCGCCGACGTGCCGCCGGCCGCGCTGGTCACCCGCCTGGCCAAGATCTACCTGGACAACGGCACCGCCATCGTCCCGGTGCTGCGCGCCCTGTTCACCTCGCCGGAGTTCGCCGCCTCGGCCGGGCAGAAGGTCCGCACCCCGTTCGAGGACCTGGTCGCCGCGGTCCGCGTCCTGGGTCTGCAGCCGGACAAGGACGCGACCCTGGGGCTCAGCGCGCTCCACGACATCCTGGTCGCCGCCGGGAACGCGCCGCTGCGCTGGGCGCCGCCGAACGGCTTCCCGGACGTCGCGGCGGCCTGGGCCTCGCCGTCCGCCTTCCTGATGCGCTGCAACCTGCACCTGAACCTGGCCGCCGGCTGGTACCCGAAGCAGCTGACCCGCCCGGCCGACCTGCTGACGTCGCTGGTCCCGGCGATGCCGGCGACCTACGGCGGGCTGGTCGACGCGCTCGCCACCCGGCTGGTCGGGACGAGGCTGCCGGCCGCGCACACCGCCGCCGTGCTCAGCGTCGCCGGAAAGCTGCCGACCAGTGCTGTCGACAAGAACGTCGCGGGCCACGCCCCCTACCTGATCGCGCTCGTGCTCGACTCGCCGTCCTTCCAGCTGAGGTGA
- a CDS encoding DUF1501 domain-containing protein, whose amino-acid sequence MKTEPCCPELSRRTVLGAALTGLAGAALSTRMAFAAEGPAYTGDTLVVISLRGGFDGLSAIAPIGDAAYYQARPAIGVPKNLVIGGDGTFGLHPALAPVLPLWTSGKLAAVHAVGQPNPTRSHFAAMEAMENAAPGTSLRSGWLDRMLGLTGATAPLAGVSLGHAMPARLMLGGADDVAMTGIDDFTLAGDGKRPIAAALRAMYADAPATLSAPARSADRALTATNKIKASGYAAAAEYPGTELGAALRDVARLIKSKAGLVTAAVDCGDWDMHEGLGTAVKGQRMFDNLTDLAQALAAFATDLGDGLATVTVLTISEFGRRVQENASRGADHGHGNAMLLLGGGIRGGKVYANWPGLSPGALVAGDLAATTDYRSVIGEILQKRCGFGALDGVFPGVRPSTFGLAAAR is encoded by the coding sequence ATGAAGACCGAACCCTGCTGCCCCGAGCTGTCCCGCCGCACGGTGCTCGGCGCCGCGCTGACCGGCCTGGCCGGCGCCGCGCTGAGCACCCGGATGGCGTTCGCCGCCGAGGGACCGGCCTACACCGGCGACACCCTGGTGGTGATCTCGCTGCGCGGTGGCTTCGACGGACTGTCGGCGATCGCCCCGATCGGCGATGCCGCCTACTACCAGGCACGGCCGGCTATCGGCGTACCGAAGAATCTGGTGATCGGCGGTGACGGGACCTTCGGTCTGCACCCGGCGCTCGCCCCGGTCCTGCCGCTCTGGACGAGCGGGAAGCTGGCGGCGGTGCACGCGGTCGGGCAGCCGAACCCGACCCGGTCGCACTTCGCCGCGATGGAGGCGATGGAGAACGCCGCGCCGGGCACCTCGCTGCGCAGCGGCTGGCTGGACCGGATGCTCGGGCTGACCGGCGCGACCGCGCCGCTGGCCGGGGTGTCGCTGGGTCACGCGATGCCGGCCCGGCTGATGCTCGGTGGCGCCGACGACGTGGCGATGACCGGCATCGACGACTTCACCCTGGCCGGTGACGGGAAGCGGCCGATCGCGGCGGCGCTGCGCGCGATGTATGCCGACGCGCCCGCCACGCTGTCCGCTCCGGCCCGGTCCGCCGACCGCGCGCTGACCGCGACCAACAAGATCAAGGCTTCCGGGTACGCCGCCGCGGCCGAGTATCCGGGCACCGAGCTGGGCGCCGCCCTGCGTGACGTGGCCCGGCTGATCAAGTCGAAGGCCGGCCTGGTCACCGCGGCCGTCGACTGCGGCGACTGGGACATGCACGAGGGTCTCGGCACGGCCGTCAAGGGCCAGCGGATGTTCGACAACCTGACCGATCTCGCCCAGGCGCTGGCCGCCTTCGCCACCGACCTGGGCGACGGGCTGGCCACCGTCACCGTGCTGACCATCAGCGAGTTCGGCCGGCGGGTGCAGGAGAACGCGTCGCGCGGCGCCGACCACGGGCACGGCAACGCGATGCTGCTGCTCGGCGGCGGGATCCGGGGCGGAAAGGTGTACGCGAACTGGCCCGGCCTGTCCCCCGGCGCGCTGGTCGCCGGCGACCTGGCGGCGACCACCGACTACCGCTCGGTGATCGGCGAGATCCTGCAGAAGCGCTGCGGGTTCGGCGCCCTCGACGGGGTGTTCCCGGGCGTGCGTCCGAGCACCTTCGGGCTGGCCGCGGCGAGATAG
- the mmsB gene encoding multiple monosaccharide ABC transporter permease yields the protein MTVAPTNADLSIDKGPAGAQDQAPRKINFDLKQSGIYIALAATIVIFTALTGGDLLAPQNLSNIIVQYSYILVLAIGMVLIIIAGHIDLSVGSVVAASGAFAAVMMVNWDLPWPVAIIATLIFGALVGAWQGYWVAYFGIPAFIVTLAGMLLFRAVTYKILGNQGIGPFPDEIRTLANGFTPGFLKNIALGPLGGADAFSIIVGLLVVVGMVVVQWRSRSARIRYHQSVDPMWLFITKVAVPAILVMFLVVQLARFRNLPWVLVLLAVLIVGYTAVTNRAVFGRQIYAVGGNLQAATLSGVKVKSVVFWLFVNMGVLSAIAGIILSGRLNLAGPTAGNSFELDAIAAAFIGGAAVQGGVGKVVGAITGGLIMGVINNGAGLLGWQPETVMFVKGAVLLAAVAFDVWSKRRTAGAR from the coding sequence GTGACCGTCGCACCCACCAACGCCGATCTGTCCATTGACAAGGGACCGGCCGGTGCCCAGGACCAGGCGCCGCGGAAGATCAACTTTGACCTGAAGCAGAGCGGCATCTACATCGCCCTCGCGGCCACCATCGTGATCTTCACGGCGCTGACCGGCGGTGACCTGCTCGCCCCGCAGAACCTCAGCAACATCATCGTCCAGTACTCGTACATCCTGGTGCTGGCGATCGGCATGGTGCTGATCATCATCGCCGGGCACATCGACCTGTCGGTGGGGTCGGTGGTGGCCGCGTCCGGCGCGTTCGCCGCGGTGATGATGGTGAACTGGGACCTGCCCTGGCCGGTCGCGATCATCGCGACGCTGATCTTCGGCGCGCTGGTCGGCGCCTGGCAGGGCTACTGGGTGGCGTACTTCGGCATTCCCGCCTTCATCGTGACCCTGGCCGGCATGCTGCTGTTCCGTGCCGTCACCTACAAGATCCTCGGCAACCAGGGCATCGGCCCGTTCCCGGACGAGATCCGCACCCTGGCCAACGGCTTCACCCCCGGCTTCCTGAAGAACATCGCGCTCGGCCCGCTGGGCGGCGCCGACGCGTTCAGCATCATCGTCGGCCTGCTGGTCGTGGTCGGCATGGTGGTCGTGCAGTGGCGCTCCCGCTCCGCGCGGATCCGCTACCACCAGAGCGTCGACCCGATGTGGCTGTTCATCACCAAGGTCGCCGTCCCGGCCATCCTGGTGATGTTCCTGGTCGTGCAGCTCGCCCGGTTCCGCAACCTGCCGTGGGTCCTGGTGCTGCTCGCCGTGCTGATCGTCGGCTACACCGCGGTCACCAACCGGGCCGTCTTCGGCCGCCAGATCTACGCCGTCGGTGGCAACCTGCAGGCCGCCACGCTCTCCGGCGTCAAGGTCAAGTCGGTCGTCTTCTGGCTGTTCGTCAACATGGGCGTGCTGTCGGCGATCGCCGGCATCATCCTCTCCGGCCGCCTCAACCTGGCCGGCCCGACCGCCGGCAACAGCTTCGAGCTGGACGCCATCGCGGCCGCCTTCATCGGCGGCGCCGCGGTGCAGGGCGGCGTCGGCAAGGTGGTCGGCGCGATCACCGGTGGTCTGATCATGGGTGTCATCAACAACGGCGCCGGCCTGCTCGGCTGGCAGCCGGAGACGGTCATGTTCGTCAAGGGCGCGGTCCTGCTCGCCGCGGTCGCCTTCGACGTCTGGTCGAAGCGCCGCACCGCGGGCGCCAGGTAG
- the mmsA gene encoding multiple monosaccharide ABC transporter ATP-binding protein: protein MTDTILRMNGITKTFPGVKALQDVSLEVRRGEILAICGENGAGKSTLMKVLSGVYPHGTYEGEIEFEGEPCHFSGIRDSEHRGIVIIHQELALASNLSIAENIFLGNERAKRGWINWHATNAAADELLRRVGLNESAVTPVIELGVGKQQLVEIAKALSKDVKLLILDEPTAALNDADSEHLLGLLRGLRDEGITCVIISHKLNEVMKISDRVTILRDGKTIWTDEIENLTEEKIIAGMVGRSLENRYPDHEPKIGEEVLRIEDWTVYSPTQADRALVRNANLTLRRGEIVGLAGLMGAGRTELAMSVFGRSYGVNISGKLIKDGREIQARTVREAIDHGIAYATEDRKRYGLNLIEDIKRNVSAAGLTKLAKGGWVDGNEERKVADEFRGSMNIKAPSVEAVVGKLSGGNQQKVVLSKWIFTDPDVLILDEPTRGIDVGAKYEIYTIINRLADEGKAILVISSELPELLGICDRIYTLSAGRITGEVPRAEATQESLMTLMTKEEQEVAP from the coding sequence ATGACCGACACGATCCTGCGGATGAACGGCATCACCAAGACGTTCCCGGGCGTCAAGGCGCTGCAGGACGTCAGCCTGGAGGTACGCAGGGGCGAGATCCTCGCCATCTGCGGGGAGAACGGGGCCGGCAAGTCGACCCTGATGAAGGTGCTCTCCGGGGTCTACCCGCACGGCACCTACGAGGGCGAGATCGAGTTCGAGGGCGAGCCCTGCCACTTCTCCGGCATCCGCGACAGCGAGCACCGGGGCATCGTCATCATCCACCAGGAGCTGGCGCTCGCCTCGAACCTCTCGATCGCGGAGAACATCTTCCTCGGCAACGAGCGCGCCAAGCGTGGCTGGATCAACTGGCACGCGACCAACGCGGCGGCAGACGAGTTGCTGCGCCGGGTCGGCCTGAACGAGAGCGCGGTCACCCCGGTGATCGAACTCGGCGTCGGCAAGCAGCAGCTGGTGGAGATCGCCAAGGCGCTCTCCAAGGACGTCAAGCTGCTGATCCTGGACGAGCCCACCGCCGCGCTCAACGACGCCGACTCGGAGCACCTGCTCGGTCTGCTCCGTGGTCTCCGTGACGAAGGCATCACCTGCGTCATCATCTCGCACAAACTCAACGAGGTGATGAAGATCTCGGATCGGGTCACCATTCTGCGTGACGGCAAGACCATCTGGACCGACGAGATCGAGAACCTCACCGAGGAGAAGATCATCGCGGGGATGGTCGGCCGGAGCCTGGAGAACCGGTACCCGGACCACGAGCCGAAGATCGGCGAAGAGGTCCTGCGGATCGAGGACTGGACCGTCTACAGCCCGACCCAGGCCGACCGCGCGCTGGTCCGCAACGCGAACCTGACGCTGCGCCGGGGCGAGATCGTCGGGCTGGCCGGCCTGATGGGCGCCGGCCGCACCGAGCTGGCGATGAGCGTCTTCGGCCGCTCGTACGGCGTGAACATCTCCGGCAAGCTGATCAAGGACGGCCGGGAGATCCAGGCCCGGACCGTGCGCGAGGCGATCGACCACGGCATCGCGTACGCCACCGAGGACCGCAAGCGGTACGGCCTCAACCTGATCGAGGACATCAAGCGCAACGTCTCCGCGGCCGGCCTGACCAAGCTCGCCAAGGGCGGCTGGGTCGACGGCAACGAGGAGCGCAAGGTCGCCGACGAGTTCCGCGGCAGCATGAACATCAAGGCGCCGAGCGTCGAGGCGGTCGTCGGCAAGCTCTCCGGCGGCAACCAGCAGAAGGTCGTGCTGTCCAAGTGGATCTTCACGGATCCGGACGTGCTGATCCTGGACGAGCCCACCCGCGGCATCGACGTCGGCGCGAAGTACGAGATCTATACGATCATCAACCGGCTCGCCGACGAGGGGAAGGCCATCCTGGTCATCTCGTCCGAGCTGCCCGAGCTGCTCGGGATCTGTGACCGTATCTACACCCTCTCGGCCGGCCGGATCACCGGCGAGGTGCCGCGCGCCGAGGCCACCCAGGAGAGTCTGATGACTCTGATGACGAAGGAAGAACAGGAGGTGGCGCCGTGA